The DNA region CACCGCCTTCGGGATCACCTGGCCGTGGTGCGCGCCGAATGGAGCGGCAGCCTGCGCCGTGGCGTTGAAACGGTGGGCGACCTCGACCTCCTCGTTGCCACCCCCAACCCCCAAGCCGTGCGCCGCCTGCTGGAAGACCTGCCCACCTGGGAAACCTTCACCCACAGCAGCGAAGAAGTGCGGGCGCGCTGGCAGGGCCTGCCGGTGCACCTGCGCTTTTGTGCCCCCGAAGCCTTTGCCGCCCAGTGGCTCTACGCTACCGGCAGCGCCGGCCACCGCCAGGGCCTGGCCCAATACGGGGCCGAACGCGGCCTCACCCTCACACCCCAGGGCTGGCGCGACGCCCAGGGCAAAACCCTGCCTGCCGACACCGAGGCCGACCTCTACGCCCGCGTCGGCCTCCCCTTCATCCCTCCCGAACTGCGCCAGGGCCGGGGCGAAATCGAGGCCGCCGCCCAGGGCCGCCTGCCCACGCTATTGCGCAGCGAAGACCTCCTCGCCGACCTCCACAGCCACAGCACCTGGAGCGATGGCCGCTTTTCCATCCGCGAGATGGCCTTAGCCGCCCTCGAGCGCGGCCTGCGCGTGCTGGCCATTACCGACCACTCGCAAAGCCTCAGCGTGGCCGGGGGCCTCACGCCCGAGGACCTGCGCCGCCAGCGCGAGGAAATCGCCCAGGTTCAGGCCGAACTGGGCGACCGCATCCTCTTGCTGCAGGGCGCCGAGGTGGAAATCGCCCCCGACGGAGCCCTGGACTACCCCGACGAGGTGCTGGCCGAACTGGACATTGTCATCGCCTCCCTGCACACCCACTTGCGTCAGACCGCCAAGAAAATCACCCAACGCCTGCTGGCCGCCATCGCCAACCCCCATGTGGACATCATCGGCCACCCCACAGGCCGCCTGCTCCCCCACCGCCCCCCGGCCGACCTGGATATGGAGCGCATCTTCGCCGCGGCCGCCGCCCATGGCGTGGCCCTGGAGATCAACGCCAACCCCCACCGCCTGGACCTCAAAGCCGAACACATCCGCCGCGCTTTAGCCCACGGCGTGCTGCTGAGCCTGAACACCGACGCCCATCGTCCCGCCGACTTCGCCTACCGACGCTACGGCGTGCTCACCGCCCGCCGGGGCTGGGCCACCGCCGGGGCCATCCTCAACACCTGGCCGCCCGAACGCCTGCTGGCCTGGCTGCGCACCCCCAAACCCCAACGCGCCCAACCCTCTGGCAAATCTGAGTGACTGGTAAAAAAACGGGTTGACAGGTCCAACAAAAGTTCTACAATCTGCTCAGACAAAAAGACCAGTTGACGTGTCTCATGCGATACGCTGTGGCCAAAGCCAAAAAATCCTTTTCCCGTCTGTTGCGCAAGGCCCAAACCCAACCCGTCGTCATCACCCGGCATAGGAAACCCGAAGCCGTGATGATGAGTTAACCGAATACAACCGCCTACGCCGTCTTCAGGCCTACGAACAACTGCCGGCCCTGAACGAACGGCTGCGGGGTCAAGGGCCGCTCGTGGACGATCTGCTCCGGGCCTCTCGCGCTGACCTGGATCAACGGCGATGAAAATCATCGACGCCGGTGTCTTGCCACAGGCTTTCTTTCCCGATGAAGAAGACCACCCGACCGTCCTGGCGCTCCTCCGCGCTCACGCCTTGGGGGAGGAAGAACTGCACGCCCCCACCCTGCTGGCTTACAAAATCATCAGCGCCCTTGTGCAAGGCGTGCACGGGAACGTATCCACCCGAACACCGCGTTGGAAATCCTGACCACCTTTGAAGGGCTGGGGATCGTTCTGCACGCCGTTCCCCTATCTCGCACCCTGAAACTTGCCCGGCGCTTCGGACGGTCGGCCTACGATGCCGCCTATCTGGCGCTGGCCGAGGCGATGGGCGCGCCTTTTATCACCGCCCACCAGCGTCTGTTCCATGCCATGCAGGCCACTTTGCCGTGGGTTCATTTGCTGGGGGAATGAACCGCACCTCTCCCCTCCACCGACACGCCTCCACGAAGAACTCGTTGAGGATTTTCGCCAAACATCGTTTATAATTTACCTTCTGACGGCAACCCTCCCAGGAGGTTTGGTTTCCTGATGCTCACCCCACGCGATATCGAAGCCCGGCTGGCGCGCATCCTGCCCAAAGTGCGCAAACCGGCCCGCTACACCGGCGGCGAATACAACCAGGTGGTCAAGGACTGGGCCACAACCCCGCTTAAGATGGCCCTGGTGTTCCCCGACATCTACGAAATCGGCATGTCCAACCTGGGGCTGGCCATCCTGTACGACCTCATCAACCGCCGCGAAGATGCTTTGGCCGAGCGGGCCTACGCCCCCTGGACCGACATGGAAGCCGAGATGCGCGCCGCCGGCATCCCCCTCTACAGCCTGGAGACCAGGCACCCGCTGCGCGCCTTCAACATCGTGGGCTTCTCCCTGCCCATGGAGACCCTCTACACCAACCTGCTCAACCTGCTCGACCTGAGCGGCATCCCGCTGCGCAGCGAGGACCGCGGGCCCGACGATCCCCTCATCATCGCCGGGGGGCACGCCACCTTCAACCCTGAGCCCATCGCCCCCTTCGTGGACGCCTTCGTCATCGGAGAGGGAGAAGAGGTCATCCACGAGATCCTCGACGCCTACCGGGAATGGAAGCAAGCCGGCACCACGCGCGAAGACCTGCTCCACCGCCTCAGCCGGCTGTGGGGCGTCTATGTGCCCTCGTTCTACCGCGCTCACTACGACACCGACGGCATCTTCGCCCACATCGAGCCCCTCGTCGAAAGCGCCCCCCTACCCATCGTCAAGCGCATTGTGGCCCAACTCCCCCCGCCGCCCACCCGCTTAGTGGTGCCTTACATTGACACCGTCCACGACCGCTTCCCCGTGGAAATCACGCGGGGATGCACCCGGGGGTGCCGCTACTGCCAGGCGGGCATGGTGGTGCGCCCTGTGCGCGAGCGCAGCGTGGCCGAGATTGTCCAGGCCATCGAGGAAGGTTTACGCCACACGGGCTTCGAGGAAGTGGGCCTGCTTTCCCTCTCCTCCTCGGATTACACCCACATCCTGGAACTGGTTCAGGAAGTCACCCGTCGTTTCGGCAAGGCAGGCATCAGCATTTCGCTGCCCTCCCTGCGCATCGAAACCTTCTCGGTCGACATCATGGAAGCCCTGGCGGTCACCCGCCGCAGCGGGTTCACCCTGGCCCCCGAAGCGGGCAGCGAACGGATGCGCAACATCATCAACAAACCTATTCCCACCGAGCAGTTGCTTCAGGTGGCGCGGGAGATCTACCGGCGAGGCTGGCAGACCATCAAACTGTACTTTATGATCGGCCTGCCCGGCGAGACCGAGGAGGATGTACGGGCCATCGCCGACTTGGCCAGGGCGGTTCTGGCCCAGGGCCGCGAGGTCATGGGCCGACGCGCCCAGGTGCACGCCAGCGTGGGCACTTTTGTCCCCAAACCCCACACCCCCTTCCAGTGGGCCCCCACCGACACCGCCGAAACCATCCGCGCCAAACAGCGCCTGCTGCGTCAGGCCCTCCGCCGGGACCGCAACATTCGCCTGAGCCTGGTGGACCCTGAAGAGACGCTGCTTGAAGCCTGGCTCTCCCGGGGCGACCGCCGCCTGGCCGAAGTGGTGTACCGCGCCTGGCAAAAGGGCGCTAAATTCGACGCCTGGAACGAGGGGCGGCGTCTCGACCTCTGGCTGGCGGCCTTCGCCGAGAGCGGCCTGGACCCCGACTTCTACGCCCATCGTCGCCGACTCATCGACGAGCCCTTCCCCTGGGACCACATCAGCGTGGCGGTGCGCAAGGAATTTCTCGCCCAGGATTACCTGCGCAGCCAACAAGGCGAGACGCGCATCGACTGCCGCCATCGCTGCTACGCCTGCGGCATCCTGCCCACCTTCGCCGACCTACGCTTCGCCCACCCCGGCGAGGTGTGGAAGTGCCCGGAAGTCAAGCGACCGCCCAAGCGCCGGGCGCCCTATCTGCCGCCGCCTCCGGTGCCTCAACCCTACCCCACGACCTCTGACCTGCGATGACCCGACTACGCCTGACCTTCAGCAAAGACGAAGCCATGCGCTTCACCAGCCACCTGGATGTGCAGCGCACCCTGGAACGCACCTTGCGCCGCGCCGGGGTGCCTCTGCAACACACCCAGGGCTACCACCCGCGGCCCAAAATGCACATCGCCGCTGCGCTGCCCTTAGGCTGCACCGGCGAGGCGGAGTTGGCCGAGATATGGCTACGCGAAGAGCGTTCCCCCCACGAAATCCTGGCCGCCCTGCAGCCCGTTTCTCCCCCGGGGATGCACTTCCACCATGCCGAAATCATCCCCCCCGATGCCCCACCACTGCCCAACCTGGTCCGCGCAGCCGAGTACCGCGTCACCTTCCTTGACCCCATCCCGGATCTCGCCGAGCGGGTGCAACACCTGCTCAGCCAGCCCTCCCTGGAACGCATCCGCCGGACCAAAAAAGGACCCAAGCCCTACGACCTGCGCCCTTTGATTCTGGCCTTGGAAGCCCGGCGTGAGCCCCAGGCCCTGGATATGCTGCTGCGAGCCGAGCCCGGCGCCACCGGACGGCCCGACGAAGTCCTTGCCGCCTTAGACATCCCCCTTGAGATCGCCCGGATGCACCGTACACGCCTGGTGCTGGCAGAAGGAGCGTGAGCCTTTCCTCTCGCGGGGGACGAATCATCTGAAACACGGTGGGCCCCTGGGGCAACTCCACCTTTCGCACCACTTCGAAACCGACCCGACGGTAAAACGGCAGATTGCCCGGATGGCCTGTGTCCAGATAAATCGACCACCCTTCCTCATCGCACCGGGCCAGCATGGGGCGCAGCAAAGCCGAGCCGATCCCGCGCCCCTGATGTTCAGGCAGCACCCCGATGAGAAACAACTTCCAGTGCGGATAATGGGGTTGCCGGGTCTCCACAAGACGCCACCACAGCAAACCACGCCAGATACGCTTGCCCAGCAACCTTACGATCTCAAATGGCTGCCTGATTTGCCCACGCCACCCCGGCGCCACCTTTCCCTTCGGGGGAACCCACACGGACGCCCCTTCGCGTTGAGGCGTGGTGAAGACCGTCCCGGCCACCATCAGGGGCCGCAGAAAAACCGCAAATAGGGCTTCGAGTTTTTTGAGCCGCCTCCCGGCATCCGGGAACAACCACCGGTACACGGGGTCAGCCTCAAACGCCAGCGCCAACCTTCGTGCCAGGGTTTCCAGCGCCTCCAGAGGGGCTGAGACGACCGCCACCTGCCCACGAACAATCCCTTCCATTTCCTTTCTTCCAAACCGCCTTATGCTCTTCGTCGCCTGCCCCGCGGAGAGGGCCAGGCGGCCGACAGAGCGGCCACCCAGACCACGCTATCCCCGGTCTTGAGGTCCACCACCCGCACCCCGCGCACCGAAGCGCGGGTGCGCACCGGGGCCTCGTCCAGCCGCACCGATTTGGGCGCGGCTTTGTGCAGGTGCAGCACCACCTTCTGCGTGCCCTTGCCTGTGGCGCACCCGGCCAGGATGGCCCCCTTGGGCAACTTCCAGGCCACCACCCCCTGGCCGTAACGCCGCTGCAGGGGGAACTCGTCAAAAGGCACCCGCTTGGCGTACCCCCGGCTGTCCACCAGGAACAACTCGCGCTTGGGGTGCACCACCACCGCACCCACCACCACATCGTCGCCCTTGAGTTTGATGCCGTTGACGCCTGCGGCCACCAGGCCCATCGGGCGCACATCTGTCTCGGCAAAGCGAATAGCCATGCCCCGCGCCGTGACCAACACCACTTCATCCTCGCCCCGGGTCAACAACACCTGCAGCAAAGCGTCCCCCGGGTTCACCTTGACCAGGGTAAACGGCTGGGTTGCAGGCCCGGGCAACAGGGTCAGATCGCTCTTTTTCACCATGCCCTGGCGGGTCACCGTGAGCACATACCCTCCCCCCTCTTCCAGGCCCCCGTTGGGAGGCACAGCGAACAGGGCCACCACCTCCTGCCCCGCCGGGAGTGGGGTCACCCGAGACACCGACGCCCCCCCGGCCAGCTTGTCCGCCTCGGGCAGCGTGTGCACCGGCACGGCGACGGCCTGCCCGTTCTCAGCCACCAGGTAAAGGGTATCGCGGGTGCTGGCCCTGGCCCACAACCAGGGGGCGGCACGACCGCTGAGGCGCGGCGTCTTGCCCACCGGCATCCGGGCCAGGTTACCCTCGGCGTCCAGGCCCACCCACACCTCCTCGGCCGGGATCAGATCCTCGGCCGTGAGGGCCTGGGCCGCCTGTCCGG from Anaerolineae bacterium includes:
- a CDS encoding DUF2344 domain-containing protein, with amino-acid sequence MTRLRLTFSKDEAMRFTSHLDVQRTLERTLRRAGVPLQHTQGYHPRPKMHIAAALPLGCTGEAELAEIWLREERSPHEILAALQPVSPPGMHFHHAEIIPPDAPPLPNLVRAAEYRVTFLDPIPDLAERVQHLLSQPSLERIRRTKKGPKPYDLRPLILALEARREPQALDMLLRAEPGATGRPDEVLAALDIPLEIARMHRTRLVLAEGA
- a CDS encoding type II toxin-antitoxin system Phd/YefM family antitoxin; translation: MRYAVAKAKKSFSRLLRKAQTQPVVITRHRKPEAVMMS
- a CDS encoding TIGR03960 family B12-binding radical SAM protein, translating into MLTPRDIEARLARILPKVRKPARYTGGEYNQVVKDWATTPLKMALVFPDIYEIGMSNLGLAILYDLINRREDALAERAYAPWTDMEAEMRAAGIPLYSLETRHPLRAFNIVGFSLPMETLYTNLLNLLDLSGIPLRSEDRGPDDPLIIAGGHATFNPEPIAPFVDAFVIGEGEEVIHEILDAYREWKQAGTTREDLLHRLSRLWGVYVPSFYRAHYDTDGIFAHIEPLVESAPLPIVKRIVAQLPPPPTRLVVPYIDTVHDRFPVEITRGCTRGCRYCQAGMVVRPVRERSVAEIVQAIEEGLRHTGFEEVGLLSLSSSDYTHILELVQEVTRRFGKAGISISLPSLRIETFSVDIMEALAVTRRSGFTLAPEAGSERMRNIINKPIPTEQLLQVAREIYRRGWQTIKLYFMIGLPGETEEDVRAIADLARAVLAQGREVMGRRAQVHASVGTFVPKPHTPFQWAPTDTAETIRAKQRLLRQALRRDRNIRLSLVDPEETLLEAWLSRGDRRLAEVVYRAWQKGAKFDAWNEGRRLDLWLAAFAESGLDPDFYAHRRRLIDEPFPWDHISVAVRKEFLAQDYLRSQQGETRIDCRHRCYACGILPTFADLRFAHPGEVWKCPEVKRPPKRRAPYLPPPPVPQPYPTTSDLR
- a CDS encoding GNAT family N-acetyltransferase; translated protein: MEGIVRGQVAVVSAPLEALETLARRLALAFEADPVYRWLFPDAGRRLKKLEALFAVFLRPLMVAGTVFTTPQREGASVWVPPKGKVAPGWRGQIRQPFEIVRLLGKRIWRGLLWWRLVETRQPHYPHWKLFLIGVLPEHQGRGIGSALLRPMLARCDEEGWSIYLDTGHPGNLPFYRRVGFEVVRKVELPQGPTVFQMIRPPREERLTLLLPAPGVYGASGRSQGGCLRRQGLRRAVRWRRARLAAAYPGPGAHAGLPRPESKGAGRRAWVLFWSGGCVPGRAG
- the polX gene encoding DNA polymerase/3'-5' exonuclease PolX; the encoded protein is METYLIYRLPSLFRRIALLLELQGEDGFKINAYRRAAERLANTEPETIRYLWEQGRLTDLPDIGMAIAKKIDEFLRTGHLDFLARLEEEVPPGLVDLTRLPGLGPKRVRRLWLELRVTDLNSLERAAAQGQVQTLKGFSARTEARILQAVQTWREHEDRLLLGEALPAAEALLHRLRDHLAVVRAEWSGSLRRGVETVGDLDLLVATPNPQAVRRLLEDLPTWETFTHSSEEVRARWQGLPVHLRFCAPEAFAAQWLYATGSAGHRQGLAQYGAERGLTLTPQGWRDAQGKTLPADTEADLYARVGLPFIPPELRQGRGEIEAAAQGRLPTLLRSEDLLADLHSHSTWSDGRFSIREMALAALERGLRVLAITDHSQSLSVAGGLTPEDLRRQREEIAQVQAELGDRILLLQGAEVEIAPDGALDYPDEVLAELDIVIASLHTHLRQTAKKITQRLLAAIANPHVDIIGHPTGRLLPHRPPADLDMERIFAAAAAHGVALEINANPHRLDLKAEHIRRALAHGVLLSLNTDAHRPADFAYRRYGVLTARRGWATAGAILNTWPPERLLAWLRTPKPQRAQPSGKSE